In one Oceanibaculum indicum P24 genomic region, the following are encoded:
- a CDS encoding ABC transporter permease codes for MSVFILRRLMQSVLLIAVMTVIVFAGVYAIGNPIDILISADASQEEYDRAVRALGLDRPLWEQYFVFLGNMLQGDLGKSFVFNEPALSLVFARLPATLELAFAAMLLSILVGIPLGMWAGLRPESVAGRSIMAGSILGFSLPNFWQGLMLIMVFAVFLQWLPAGGRGPTASFLGIESTLFSLEGWSHLLLPALNLALFKMSLVIRLTRAGMRETLLLDYVKFARAKGLSTGRVIFVHVLKNILIPLVTVIGLELGSVIAFAVVTETIFAWPGIGKLIIDSIFVLDRPVIVSYLIVIVLMFITINLVVDILYSILDPRVRLSDMKS; via the coding sequence ATGAGCGTTTTCATTCTGCGACGGTTGATGCAGAGCGTTCTGCTGATCGCCGTCATGACGGTGATCGTTTTTGCGGGTGTCTATGCCATCGGCAACCCGATCGATATCCTGATTTCCGCCGATGCCTCCCAGGAAGAATATGACCGCGCCGTCCGTGCGCTGGGTCTCGACCGTCCCCTGTGGGAGCAGTATTTCGTCTTCCTTGGCAATATGCTGCAGGGCGACCTCGGAAAATCCTTCGTCTTCAACGAACCGGCGCTGAGCCTGGTGTTCGCGCGCCTTCCGGCGACGCTTGAACTGGCTTTCGCCGCCATGCTGCTGTCCATCCTTGTCGGCATTCCACTGGGCATGTGGGCGGGCCTGCGGCCCGAGAGTGTGGCCGGCCGCTCCATCATGGCCGGTTCGATCCTCGGTTTCTCTCTGCCGAATTTCTGGCAGGGCCTGATGCTGATCATGGTCTTCGCCGTGTTCCTGCAATGGCTGCCTGCCGGCGGCCGCGGCCCGACAGCCAGCTTCCTTGGCATAGAATCGACGCTGTTCTCGCTGGAGGGGTGGAGCCATCTGCTGCTGCCGGCCCTGAACCTGGCGCTGTTCAAGATGTCGCTGGTGATCCGCCTGACCCGTGCGGGCATGCGTGAGACGCTGCTGCTGGACTATGTGAAGTTCGCGCGCGCCAAGGGCCTGTCCACTGGCCGGGTCATCTTCGTGCATGTGCTGAAGAACATCCTGATCCCGCTGGTCACCGTCATCGGCCTGGAGCTGGGGTCGGTGATCGCTTTCGCCGTCGTTACCGAGACGATCTTCGCCTGGCCGGGCATCGGCAAGCTGATCATCGATTCGATCTTCGTCCTCGATAGGCCGGTGATCGTGTCCTACCTGATCGTCATCGTGCTGATGTTCATCACCATCAACCTGGTGGTCGATATCCTCTACTCGATCCTCGACCCCCGCGTTCGCCTGTCGGATATGAAGTCATGA
- a CDS encoding ABC transporter permease, protein MSAETTDIIAGVPGPDSAPEAAKAKAIPPWRRLFSSFCESKLAVVGLITLVAIILVAVFAPWISPQDPFDLTQIDIMDSKMPPGSESYTGMTYWLGTDGQGRDMLSGIFYGLRISLTVGILSGFFALIIGTSLGLTAAYFGGKIETIIMRIVDLQLSFPAILVALMLLAILGRGVDKVILALIIVQWAYYARTSRSAALVERRKEYIESARCLALSTPRIIFRHLLPNCLPPVIVIGTVQVANAIALEATLSFLGIGLPVTEPSLGLLISNGFNYLLSGRYWISFFPGVALLITIVAINLVGDQLRDILNPRLQR, encoded by the coding sequence ATGAGCGCCGAGACGACAGACATCATCGCCGGTGTGCCCGGCCCGGATTCGGCGCCTGAGGCCGCCAAGGCCAAGGCGATCCCGCCATGGCGCCGGCTGTTCTCCAGCTTCTGCGAGAGCAAGCTGGCGGTCGTCGGCCTGATCACGCTGGTCGCGATCATCCTGGTCGCCGTCTTCGCGCCCTGGATATCGCCACAGGACCCGTTCGATCTGACGCAGATCGACATCATGGATTCGAAGATGCCGCCGGGGTCGGAGAGCTATACCGGCATGACCTACTGGCTGGGTACCGATGGCCAGGGCCGTGACATGCTGAGCGGCATCTTCTACGGCCTGCGCATCAGCCTGACCGTTGGCATCCTCAGCGGCTTCTTCGCCCTGATCATCGGCACCTCGCTGGGTCTTACCGCCGCCTATTTCGGCGGCAAGATCGAGACGATCATCATGCGTATCGTCGATCTGCAGCTCAGCTTCCCGGCCATCCTGGTCGCGCTGATGCTCCTGGCGATCCTGGGGCGCGGCGTCGACAAGGTTATCCTGGCGCTGATCATCGTGCAGTGGGCCTATTACGCCCGCACCTCGCGCAGTGCCGCGCTGGTCGAACGCCGCAAGGAATATATCGAATCGGCGCGCTGCCTGGCGCTGTCCACGCCGCGCATCATCTTCCGGCACTTGCTGCCGAACTGCCTGCCGCCGGTCATCGTCATCGGCACGGTGCAGGTGGCGAACGCCATTGCGCTGGAAGCGACGCTCAGCTTCCTCGGCATCGGCCTGCCGGTCACCGAGCCGTCGCTGGGTCTGCTGATCTCCAACGGCTTCAACTACCTGCTGTCCGGCCGTTACTGGATCAGTTTCTTCCCCGGCGTGGCGCTGCTCATCACCATCGTCGCCATCAATCTGGTCGGCGACCAGCTGCGCGATATCCTGAATCCGAGGCTCCAGCGATGA
- a CDS encoding ABC transporter ATP-binding protein, whose amino-acid sequence MTAEAPIIELKDVTKRFTKRLDLAAKIVNRLGGSMREEVVHAVDRVSLSVKKGEVVGLVGESGCGKSTLGRVVAGIHDATEGQVFYRGREVNSLTGAEAKDVQLKVQMIFQDPMSSLNPRLRVEEIVGEAPKVHGIVPRGEMDGFIDDLLSRVGLDPSFKKRYPHQFSGGQRQRIGIARALAVNPDFLVCDEAVAALDVSIQAQVLNLFMRLREEFDLTYLFISHDLGVVEHLSDRVVIMYLGRVVESAPTDELFKAPNHPYTQALLAEVPRLEPGRRVFEPIKGEIPSPLDPPPGCHFHPRCPHAHARCKVEVPALREIAPGRFSACHLNDQQ is encoded by the coding sequence ATGACCGCCGAAGCCCCCATCATTGAACTGAAGGACGTCACCAAGCGCTTTACGAAGCGGCTGGACCTGGCGGCCAAGATCGTGAACCGGCTGGGCGGCAGCATGCGCGAGGAGGTCGTGCATGCGGTCGATCGCGTCAGCCTGTCGGTGAAGAAAGGCGAAGTGGTCGGCCTGGTCGGCGAATCCGGCTGCGGCAAGTCCACGCTGGGCCGTGTCGTCGCCGGCATCCATGACGCGACTGAGGGACAGGTCTTCTATCGCGGGCGGGAGGTGAACAGCCTGACCGGCGCCGAGGCGAAGGATGTCCAGCTGAAGGTCCAGATGATCTTCCAGGACCCGATGAGTTCGCTCAATCCGCGCCTGCGGGTGGAGGAGATCGTCGGCGAGGCGCCGAAGGTGCACGGCATCGTGCCGCGCGGGGAGATGGACGGCTTTATCGATGATTTGCTGTCCCGCGTCGGTCTCGATCCCAGCTTCAAGAAGCGCTACCCGCACCAGTTCTCCGGCGGTCAGCGCCAGCGCATCGGCATCGCCCGGGCGCTCGCGGTGAATCCGGACTTCCTGGTGTGCGACGAGGCGGTGGCCGCGCTCGACGTGTCGATCCAGGCGCAGGTGCTGAACCTGTTCATGCGGCTTCGTGAGGAGTTCGACCTCACCTACCTGTTCATCAGCCATGATCTGGGCGTGGTCGAGCATCTGAGTGACCGCGTGGTCATCATGTATCTTGGCCGGGTGGTGGAGAGCGCGCCGACGGACGAGCTGTTCAAGGCGCCGAACCATCCCTACACCCAGGCGCTGCTGGCCGAGGTGCCGAGGCTGGAGCCGGGACGCCGGGTCTTCGAGCCGATCAAGGGTGAGATTCCCTCGCCGCTGGACCCGCCGCCGGGCTGTCATTTCCACCCGCGCTGCCCGCATGCCCATGCGCGCTGCAAGGTGGAAGTTCCGGCACTGCGGGAGATCGCGCCCGGCCGCTTCTCTGCCTGCCATCTGAACGACCAGCAATAG
- a CDS encoding ABC transporter ATP-binding protein: protein MTDAVLKVENLKTHFFTKAGVVKSVDDVSFEIGRGKVMGLVGESGSGKSVSGFSIMGLVDPPGRVVSGSILYRGRELVGLPESEMRKIRGRHIAMIFQDPMMTLNPVLRIDTQMIETILAHEDVDRETARQRSRDALGQVGIPSPDERLNAYPHQFSGGMRQRVAIAIALLNKPDLIIADEPTTALDVTIQAQILYEMQKLVREQDMGLLWVTHDLSVVAGLADELCVMYAGRIVERGAVDDVIENSVHPYTRGLIGSVPSRNPRGQPLRQIPGMAPPPFALPEGCPFRPRCPRADESCLAAPEMVEHMPGRFARCQHPHLEDAA from the coding sequence ATGACCGACGCGGTTCTGAAGGTCGAGAATCTCAAGACCCACTTCTTCACCAAGGCGGGCGTCGTCAAGTCGGTGGACGATGTGTCCTTCGAAATCGGCCGTGGCAAGGTGATGGGGCTGGTGGGCGAAAGCGGCTCCGGCAAGTCGGTTTCCGGCTTTTCCATCATGGGGTTGGTCGATCCGCCCGGCCGGGTGGTCAGCGGCAGCATCCTCTATCGCGGGCGGGAGCTTGTCGGGCTGCCCGAGTCGGAGATGCGGAAGATCCGCGGGCGGCACATCGCGATGATCTTCCAGGACCCGATGATGACGCTGAACCCGGTCCTGCGCATCGACACGCAGATGATCGAGACCATCCTGGCGCATGAGGATGTGGACCGCGAGACCGCGCGGCAGCGTTCCCGCGATGCGCTGGGCCAGGTCGGCATCCCGTCGCCGGACGAGCGGCTGAACGCCTATCCGCATCAGTTCTCCGGCGGCATGCGCCAGCGTGTGGCCATCGCCATCGCACTGCTGAACAAGCCGGACCTGATCATCGCCGACGAGCCGACGACAGCGCTGGACGTGACGATCCAGGCGCAGATCCTGTACGAGATGCAGAAGCTGGTGCGCGAGCAGGATATGGGGCTGCTTTGGGTCACCCATGACCTGTCCGTTGTGGCCGGCCTCGCCGACGAGCTGTGCGTCATGTATGCCGGCCGCATCGTGGAGCGCGGGGCGGTGGATGATGTGATCGAGAACTCTGTGCATCCCTATACGCGCGGGCTGATCGGCTCGGTGCCGTCGCGTAATCCGCGCGGCCAGCCTCTGCGGCAGATTCCCGGTATGGCGCCGCCGCCCTTTGCCCTGCCGGAGGGATGCCCGTTCCGTCCGCGCTGTCCGCGTGCTGACGAGTCCTGCCTCGCCGCACCTGAGATGGTCGAACATATGCCCGGGCGGTTCGCCCGCTGCCAGCACCCGCATCTGGAGGACGCGGCATGA
- a CDS encoding ABC transporter substrate-binding protein, translating to MRPLMYTVAGMFTALSVLVAPVAASAAELKIALSTEPTSIDPHYHNLSPNNALATHIFGALIEQDETQQLKPGLALSWKPINDTTWEFKLRQGVKFHDGSPFTAEDVAFTISRAGNVPDSPSSFGIYTKPIKEVKIVDPHTVHFITEEPYPLMPNDISTIRIVSKKHGEGATTADYNSGKAAIGAGPYKLVSFTPGQSIVLEANPNYWGDKPTFDKVTFRPITNAASRVAALLSGDVDLVDGVPTADIAQLKSNANVAISQAVSNRVIYLHIDSDRDVTPHATGKDGKEIKNPFKDVNVRRAISMAINRQAIVDRVMEGVAIPAGQLLPKGFFGVSPNIAVPTYNPQGAKKLLADAGYPDGFKLTIHGPNDRYINDAQIVQAVAQMLSRIGIEAAVDTMPRSTFFSRASKLEFSLLLVGWGSGTGEASSPLKSLLATYDKAAGMGPSNRGRYSNKEFDETLAQALVTVDDAAREKLLQKATEIAMSDVGLIPLHYEVSTWATKKGLTYVGRSDQGTLATYVKMGN from the coding sequence ATGCGACCTTTAATGTACACAGTCGCCGGCATGTTTACGGCGCTATCGGTCCTGGTCGCGCCGGTCGCGGCGTCGGCGGCCGAGCTTAAGATCGCTCTTTCCACGGAACCGACATCGATCGATCCGCACTATCACAATCTGTCGCCGAACAACGCGCTCGCGACGCATATTTTCGGCGCGCTGATCGAGCAGGACGAGACCCAGCAGCTGAAGCCGGGGCTGGCGCTGTCCTGGAAGCCGATCAACGACACCACCTGGGAATTCAAGCTGCGTCAGGGCGTGAAGTTCCACGACGGTTCGCCCTTCACGGCGGAAGATGTGGCCTTCACCATCAGCCGCGCCGGCAATGTGCCGGACAGCCCGTCCAGCTTCGGCATCTACACGAAGCCGATCAAGGAAGTGAAGATCGTGGACCCGCACACGGTCCATTTCATCACTGAAGAGCCCTATCCGCTGATGCCGAACGACATCAGCACCATTCGCATCGTCAGCAAGAAGCATGGCGAGGGTGCGACGACCGCTGACTACAACAGCGGCAAGGCCGCCATTGGCGCCGGCCCTTACAAGCTGGTCAGCTTCACGCCGGGCCAGTCCATCGTGCTGGAAGCCAACCCAAACTACTGGGGCGACAAGCCGACCTTCGACAAGGTCACTTTCCGTCCGATCACCAACGCCGCCTCTCGCGTCGCGGCGCTGCTGTCGGGTGACGTCGATCTGGTGGACGGCGTGCCGACCGCCGACATCGCGCAGCTGAAGAGCAACGCCAATGTCGCGATCTCGCAGGCGGTCTCCAACCGCGTGATCTACCTGCACATCGACAGCGACCGTGACGTCACCCCGCATGCGACGGGCAAGGACGGCAAGGAGATCAAGAACCCGTTCAAGGACGTCAATGTCCGCCGGGCGATCTCCATGGCGATCAACCGCCAGGCCATCGTTGACCGCGTCATGGAAGGCGTTGCCATTCCGGCCGGCCAGCTGCTGCCGAAGGGTTTCTTCGGTGTCAGCCCGAACATCGCCGTGCCGACCTACAACCCGCAGGGTGCCAAGAAGCTGCTGGCCGATGCCGGTTATCCGGACGGCTTCAAGCTGACCATCCATGGCCCGAACGACCGCTACATCAACGACGCGCAGATCGTTCAGGCGGTGGCGCAGATGCTGAGCCGCATCGGCATCGAGGCGGCGGTCGACACCATGCCGCGCTCGACCTTCTTCAGCCGCGCATCCAAGCTGGAATTCAGCCTGCTGCTGGTTGGCTGGGGTTCCGGCACGGGTGAGGCTTCCTCGCCGCTGAAGTCGCTGCTGGCGACCTATGACAAGGCGGCGGGCATGGGCCCGTCCAACCGTGGCCGTTACTCCAACAAGGAGTTCGACGAGACCCTCGCCCAGGCGCTGGTCACCGTCGATGACGCGGCGCGTGAGAAGCTGCTGCAGAAGGCGACCGAGATCGCGATGAGCGATGTCGGCCTGATCCCGCTGCATTACGAGGTCTCCACCTGGGCGACCAAGAAGGGCCTGACCTATGTCGGCCGTTCCGACCAGGGGACCCTTGCTACCTACGTGAAGATGGGCAACTAA